In Ipomoea triloba cultivar NCNSP0323 chromosome 15, ASM357664v1, one genomic interval encodes:
- the LOC116005768 gene encoding uncharacterized protein LOC116005768, giving the protein MGPAAGEQLIERITSNNTYWYTEGDDIPKIEKAAGMFEVGEKMAMQAQLDTIQHMLKQLVQGPTQSVQAVAQPPLIPQSPYVPNPYSVPQVPLVACCATCGGNHVAQTCPLLDFGNQVPQPNVEQVDLIGYSRPQGQGQGYRSHQQQGRNQVVPSWNNQGNQVRNNPPGFHGNQGNRGENQGQWRNNQNFGQNNQNVTQGQFQQGNQNFGTTQGQGSSRPSQDVDIQLLMNTMMAQFGKLQAENLQLLPASTENPRHQVNAITTRSGLALKDPPFPSNDPVLEKADKKDEGVQVEDILDNSEEEHVVQGDSVKEKAPEQDESAPSKKHERKNKKVDDSVIPYNLLPYPQRLWKSKESDRESKFHKMLDKLEISMPFVEAITQIPLYKKFLKNISGNKKKPEKSAVVDLNEGALTCAVFQHKLPPKLKDLGSFSIPCIIGGFVVGGSLCDLGASVSLMPYSLCKRLNLGTPKPTSMTLQMADRSIKRSVGVLEDVPVMIDQYFIPWDFVVMDIEEDAKVPIILGRPFLATAGALIDVRRGKLVMEVAENKNEFDIFKMVKHQPSYVDECYLIEGLGEGTAESRKIELGDLHVSPIDPGPPELSSVLKQKKKFSSSGGFYKRWMRELSKFKRPPDRVVHNPT; this is encoded by the exons atgggaccAGCAGCTGGTGAGCAGTTGATTGAGAGGATCACCTCTAACAATACTTACTGGTACACTGAGGGGGATGATATACCCAAGATAGAGAAAGCAGCTGGGATGTTCGAAGTTGGAGAAAAGATGGCAATGCAGGCTCAGTTGGATACCATACAACACATGTTAAAGCAGTTAGTACAGGGTCCTACTCAGAGTGTCCAGGCAGTTGCTCAGCCTCCACTAATTCCACAGAGTCCTTATGTTCCTAACCCCTATTCTGTGCCACAAGTACCTCTTGTAGCCTGTTGTGCAActtgtggtggaaatcatgtAGCTCAGACATGTCCTTTGTTAGACTTCGGTAACCAAGTCCCTCAACCTAATGTGGAGCAAGTtgatctcattggttattctagaccACAGGGCCAGGGACAAGGTTATAGGAGCCATCAGCAGCAAGGAAGGAATCAGGttgttccctcttggaacaatcagGGAAATCAAGTGAGAAACAATCCACCAGGATTTCATGGTAACCAAGGGAATAGGGGTGAAAATCAAGGCCAGTGGAGAAACAATCAGAATTTTGGGCAAAATAACCAGAATGTAACTCAAGGGCAGTTCCAGCAAGGAAATCAGAATTTTGGGACCACTCAGGGTCAAGGTTCCTCTAGACCATCTCAGGATGTTGATATACAGCTTCTCATGAACACTATGATGGCTCAGTTTGGCAAGCTACAAGCAGAGAATCTTCAGCT ACTGCCAGCAAGCACAGAAAATCCAAGGCACCAAGTGAATGCAATCACCACTAGAAGTGGATTAGCTTTGAAGGACCCCCCTTTCCCTTCGAATGATCCAGTGCTTGAGAAAGCTGATAAGAAGGATGAGGGTGTTCAGGTTGAGGATATTCTTGATAATAGTGAGGAAGAGCATGTGGTGCAAGGAGATAGTGTTAAGGAGAAAGCTCCTGAGCAGGATGAGAGTGCTCCAAGTAAGAAgcatgaaaggaagaacaagaaggtAGATGACTCGGTTATACCTTACAACCTGTTACCATATCCACAGAGGTTGTGGAAATCAAAGGAGTCTGATAGAGAGAGCAAGTTCCATAAGATGTTAGATAAGCTGGAgatctccatgccttttgttgaagcaATCACTCAGATTCCATTGTACAAGAAGTTTCTAAAGAACATTTCAGGCAATAAGAAAAAGCCAGAGAAGAGTGCGGTGGTGGATCTGAACGAAGGAGCCTTGACCTGTGCAGTTTTTCAACATAAACTACCTCCTAAGCTGAAAGATCTAGGTAGTTTTTCCATCCCTTGCATCATTGGTGGATTTGTAGTTGGTGGTTCTCTATGTGATCTGGGTGCCAGTGTTAGTCTTATGCCATATTCCTTATGTAAGAGGCTCAACCTGGGAACACCAAAACCCACCTCCATGACCTTACAGATGGCGGATCGCTCCATAAAGCGTTCGGTGGGAGTTCTAGAGGATGTCCCGGTCATGATTGATCAGTACTTTATACCGTGGGATTTTGTTGTTATGGATATAGAGGAGGATGCCAAGGTTCCTATTATACTTGGTAGACCTTTTCTAGCTACTGCTGGTGCACTTATTGATGTGAGGAGAGGAAAACTAGTGATGGAGGTCGCAGAGAACAAGAATGAATTTGACATATTCAAAATGGTGAAGCACCAGCCCTCATATGTTGATGAGTGTTACTTGATAGAAGGGCTGGGTGAGGGCACTGCTGAGAGTAGAAAGATTGAGTTAGGGGATTTACATGTTTCCCCTATTGATCCTGGACCCCCTGAACTGTCAAGTGtgctgaaacaaaagaaaaagttctcTAGTTCTGGTGGTTTCTACAAAAGATGGATGAGGGAGCTGTCTAAGTTCAAAAGGCCACCGGATCGCGTGGTCCACAATCCCACCTGA
- the LOC116005770 gene encoding uncharacterized protein LOC116005770 — protein sequence MYYSSDGGYSDNGARSNQKLEAGIYEIDQTSALVATDYEDYEQPYSRAYGSSQEEYNGQHSNPYRYEDDEDYRAQYQPRKPPPMDEAPTESFEDKMVRMFGELRQEMANISQEWKQDFRQEFSTIRKDVSNFRQESHASIRNLETQVAQNSKALAERSQGDVIEEEEPKEDVKDKEENIELAYGKTLDPISLFTFDDNSLLNEHVGELHDMLCNVDGELNVDASLLDLNDVEFDTFXNSNDNDGLELFTFDDNSLLNEHVGELHDMLCNVDGELNVDASLLDLNDVELNVDASLLDLNDVELNVDASLLDLNDVEFDVDASLLDLNDVEFDTFHDNCLDDAIYIHDLLGEEKEETDGDLMDVLLSSEKEEVEESVTIEKENEEENFENKKVLFEEVHGKIIEEEKEKTRDESVKEEVEYKVRNDEKDLLDLNDVEFDTFHDNCLDDAIYIHDLLGEEKEETDGDLMDVLLSSEKEEVEESVTIEKENEEENFENKKVLFEEVHGKIIEEEKEKTRDESVKEEVEYKLGMLKLEELVFCSLGCGGGADGPDSLGGGEYIEESKGEYISGRDGELNDIREGVNPGDVMGVLA from the exons agattatgaggaCTATGAACAACCCTACTCAAGGGCATATggatcttcacaagaagaaTATAATGGTCAACATTCTAACCCCTATCGttatgaagatgatgaggattATAGAGCACAATATCAACCAAGAAAGCCACCACCAATGGATGAGGCTCCTACGGAAAGTTTTGAGGACAAAATGGTAAGGATGTTTGGTGAGCTTAGGCAAGAAATGGCCAACATAAGTCAAGAGTGGAAACAAGACTTTAGGCAAGAATTCTCCACTATAAGGAAAGATGTCTCAAATTTTAGACAAGAGAGTCATGCTTCAATAAGGAACTTGGAAACACAAGTAGCTCAAAACTCCAAGGCATTGGCCGAGAGATCACAAGGAGATGTCATAGAGGAAGAAGAGCCTAAAGAAGATGTTAAAGACAAAGAAGAAAACATTGAGCTTGCATATGGTAAGACACTTGACCCTATTAGT ttgtttacttttgatgaTAATTCTTTGTTAAATGAACATGTTGGTGAATTGCATGATATGCTTTGTAATGTTGATGGTGAATTGAATGTTGATGCTAGTTTGCTTGATTTAAATGATGTTGAATTTGACACTTTCCANAATTCTAATGATAATGATGGCCTTGAgttgtttacttttgatgaTAATTCTTTGTTAAATGAACATGTTGGTGAATTGCATGATATGCTTTGTAATGTTGATGGTGAATTGAATGTTGATGCTAGTTTGCTTGATTTAAATGATGTTGAATTGAATGTTGATGCTAGTTTGCTTGATTTAAATGATGTTGAATTGAATGTTGATGCTAGTTTGCTTGATTTAAATGATGTTGAATTTGATGTTGATGCTAGTTTGCTTGATTTAAATGATGTTGAATTTGACACTTTCCATGATAATTGCCTTGATGatgctatatatattcatgatttgcttggagaagaaaaagaggaaACGGATGGAGATTTAATGGATGTGTTGTTAAGTAGTGAAAAAGAGGAGGTTGAGGAGAGTGTGactatagaaaaggaaaatgaagaagaaaattttgaaaataagaagGTGTTGTTTGAGGAAGTTCATGGCAAAATCATAGAAGAGGAGAAGGAAAAGACAAGAGATGAGAGTGTAAAGGAGGAAGTTGAGTAtaaagtgagaaatgatgaaaagga TTTGCTTGATTTAAATGATGTTGAATTTGACACTTTCCATGATAATTGCCTTGATGatgctatatatattcatgatttgcttggagaagaaaaagaggaaACGGATGGAGATTTAATGGATGTGTTGTTAAGTAGTGAAAAAGAGGAGGTTGAGGAGAGTGTGactatagaaaaggaaaatgaagaagaaaattttgaaaataagaagGTGTTGTTTGAGGAAGTTCATGGCAAAATCATAGAAGAGGAGAAGGAAAAGACAAGAGATGAGAGTGTAAAGGAGGAAGTTGAGTAtaaa ctcggaatgttgaagcTAGAGGAGTTGGTGTTTTGCTCTttaggttgtggtggaggtgcAGACGGTCCGGActctcttggtggtggagaatacattgaagaatccaaagGCGAATACATTTCCGGGAGAGAtggggaattgaatgacatcaGAGAAGGTGTGAATCCTGGGGatgtcatgggcgtgttagcatga